The following are encoded in a window of Castanea sativa cultivar Marrone di Chiusa Pesio chromosome 5, ASM4071231v1 genomic DNA:
- the LOC142636095 gene encoding receptor-like protein EIX2: MAASFATLHHVLFLVWFLPIAFSLSFFFFFKAESISNVSCNEKDKQALLTLKRGLTDQDHVLSSWSDHKDCCIWDGVFCDKKIGRVSELHLNYSRLGGEISSSLLQLEHLNYLDLSGNDFNCTPIPTFLGSMFSLTHLDLSGANFSGLIPHQLGNLSSLRYLSLGSNSDLYVDNLRWMSGLSAIQHLVLNSVDLHREVDWLQIMSKFPSLSELYLYNCQLDSLNPSLGFVNFTSLRVLSLPRNHFNHEIPNWFSNLSTSLLELRLFSNSLKGNIPPSIFNLEKLEYLDLGINSLNGPIPSSFGNLSRMRTLMLDQNQLNGTIPKSLGLLSKLETLFVGKNSLTGTVDEGHFRKLSKLKKLYMSEAPLFFNVNSNWVPPFQLGYASMSSIKIGPNFPAWLQSQRSLSILEMSMSGISGKAPGWFWNWTANITYIDLSNNHIECDVSDIFLSSTIKMLNIANNSFYGPISTFLCQKKVRKNKLEVLDASNNLLSGELSHCWKYWQSLIHLNLGSNNLVGGIPYSMGALVNLQSLRLQKNSICGDIPSSLKKCSNLRLIDMGDNHLSIIPLWIGEMTDLIVLRLRSSEFKGYIPQQICQLSSLRVLDLANNSLSGSIPSCLKNISAMALPDSDDISFYSFMSFSYLYVIADASYVENVQLVPKGKEMEYNENLKLVRLIDLSSNNLSGSIPTEISDLFELRFLNLSRNHLMGKIPEKIGSMKELESVDLSQNHLSGEIPPSMSNLTFLSLLDLSYNNLSGRIPSSTQLQSFDALRYIGNPQLCGDPLPKSCTIEEQSLNKSPIGSVEDDSENSSFYIGMGVGFATGFWAICGALFFNRTWRHAYFRVADEIKDWIYVTTMIKMNLLEKLRVCFSK, from the coding sequence ATGGCCGCCTCTTTTGCAACTCTTCATCATGTGCTTTTTTTAGTATGGTTCCTTCCCATTGCCTTCAGTctaagcttcttcttcttcttcaaagcaGAGTCAATCTCAAATGTCTCTTGCAATGAAAAAGACAAGCAAGCCCTTCTAACCCTCAAACGTGGTCTCACTGATCAAGACCACGTCCTCTCATCCTGGTCTGACCATAAAGATTGCTGTATTTGGGACGGAGTTTTCTGCGACAAGAAAATTGGCCGAGTCTCTGAGCTCCACCTCAATTATTCGAGGTTAGGCGGTGAGATTAGTAGTTCGTTGCTCCAATTAGAACATTTGAATTACTTGGATTTGAGTGGCAATGACTTTAATTGTACTCCCATCCCAACTTTCCTTGGTTCAATGTTCAGTCTCACACATCTTGATCTCTCAGGCGCCAACTTCAGTGGACTCATTCCTCATCAGCTTGGGAACCTTTCAAGCCTTCGCTATCTGTCACTTGGATCTAATTCCGATCTCTATGTAGATAACCTTCGTTGGATGTCTGGTCTCTCTGCCATTCAACACCTTGTCCTGAACTCAGTTGACCTTCACAGAGAAGTTGATTGGCTTCAAATAATGAGTAAGTTCCCATCTCTTTCAGAGCTATACTTGTACAATTGTCAGCTTGATAGCCTGAATCCGTCTCTTGGATTTGTCAATTTCACGTCTCTTCGAGTCCTTTCTCTTCCTAGAAATCATTTCAATCATGAGATACCTAATTGGTTCTCTAATCTCAGTACAAGCCTCTTAGAGCTTAGGCTGTTCAGCAATTCTTTGAAAGGCAATATACCGCCTAGCATTTTCAATTTAGAGAAATTAGAATATCTTGATCTCGGAATTAATTCTTTAAATGGTCCTATACCTTCTTCCTTTGGGAATTTATCTCGTATGAGAACATTAATGCTCGACCAAAATCAGTTGAATGGTACCATTCCAAAGAGTCTTGGACTTCTCTCTAAGTTAGAGACGTTGTTTGTCGGAAAAAATTCTTTAACAGGTACCGTAGATGAAGGGCATTTCAGAAAACTCTCAAAATTAAAGAAACTCTATATGTCTGAAGCACCTTTGTTCTTTAATGTCAATTCCAATTGGGTTCCCCCCTTCCAACTTGGCTATGCCTCCATGAGCTCAATCAAGATAGGTCCTAATTTTCCTGCATGGCTACAATCACAAAGATCCCTCAGTATTTTAGAAATGTCCATGTCAGGAATTTCCGGTAAAGCTCCGGGTTGGTTCTGGAATTGGACTGCAAACATTACATATATCGATCTCTCTAACAACCACATAGAATGTGATGTATCAGACATTTTTCTGAGTTCTACTATCAAAATGCTCAATATAGCTAACAACTCATTTTATGGACCCATTTCTACTTTCTTATGCCAAAAGAAAGTTAGAAAGAATAAATTAGAGGTTTTAGATGCATCAAACAATCTCTTATCAGGAGAACTTTCTCACTGCTGGAAGTATTGGCAGTCTTTGATCCATTTAAACTTAGGGAGCAATAATCTAGTAGGTGGAATTCCCTACTCCATGGGGGCTTTAGTTAACCTCCAATCATTGCGTTTACAAAAAAATAGCATCTGTGGAGATATTCCTTCATCATTGAAAAAGTGCTCAAATCTGAGGCTCATTGATATGGGTGATAATCATTTGTCCATCATACCACTATGGATTGGAGAAATGACAGATCTTATAGTTCTCCGTCTAAGATCAAGTGAATTCAAGGGTTATATACCTCAACAAATATGCCAACTTTCTTCTCTTAGAGTATTGGATCTTGCCAATAATAGCCTATCAGGATCCATACCAAGCTGCTTGAAAAATATTAGCGCTATGGCATTACCAGATTCCGAtgatatttcattttattcttttatgtcTTTTTCGTATCTATATGTGATTGCAGATGCATCCTATGTTGAGAATGTTCAGTTGGTTCCCAAAGGGAAAGAAATGGAATACAATGAGAACCTTAAGTTAGTTAGGCTCATAGACCTTTCAAGTAACAACTTATCTGGATCAATCCCTACTGAGATTTCAGATCTTTTCGAATTAcgttttttgaatttgtctCGAAATCATTTGATGGGAAAGATACCAGAAAAAATTGGGAGTATGAAAGAGTTAGAGTCAGTTGATCTCTCACAAAATCATTTATCGGGTGAAATTCCTCCAAGCATGTCTAATTTGACATTTCTTAGTCTCTTGGACTTGTCATACAACAACCTCTCGGGTAGAATTCCTTCAAGCACCCAGCTTCAATCATTTGATGCCCTTAGGTACATTGGAAATCCTCAGTTATGTGGTGATCCTCTTCCAAAAAGCTGCACAATTGAGGAACAATCTTTGAATAAATCACCAATTGGCAGTGTTGAAGATGATTCTGAAAACTCTAGCTTCTACATTGGTATGGGAGTTGGATTCGCAACTGGCTTTTGGGCAATTTGTGGAGCTCTCTTCTTTAATAGGACTTGGAGGCATGCTTATTTTAGAGTTGCTGATGAAATAAAAGATTGGATTTATGTGACTACAATGATAAAGATGAATTTACTGGAAAAGCTAAGAGTCTGCTTTAGTAAGTGA